One part of the Rattus rattus isolate New Zealand chromosome 14, Rrattus_CSIRO_v1, whole genome shotgun sequence genome encodes these proteins:
- the LOC116883524 gene encoding histone H4 — protein MSGRGKGGKGLGKGGAKRHRKVLRDNIQGITKPAIRRLARRGGVKRISGLIYEETRGVLKVFLENVIRDAVTYTEHAKRKTVTAMDVVYALKRQGRTLYGFGG, from the coding sequence ATGTCTGGACGTGGTAAAGGTGGGAAGGGTCTGGGTAAAGGCGGCGCTAAGCGCCACCGCAAAGTCCTGCGCGACAACATCCAGGGCATCACTAAGCCCGCTATCCGCCGCCTGGCCCGGCGCGGAGGAGTGAAGCGCATCTCCGGCCTCATCTACGAAGAGACCCGCGGTGTGCTGAAGGTGTTCCTGGAGAACGTGATCCGCGACGCGGTCACCTACACGGAGCACGCCAAGCGCAAGACCGTCACCGCCATGGATGTGGTCTACGCACTGAAACGCCAGGGCCGCACCCTCTACGGCTTCGGCGGCTAA
- the LOC116883518 gene encoding histone H2A type 1-B — MSGRGKQGGKARAKAKTRSSRAGLQFPVGRVHRLLRKGNYSERVGAGAPVYLAAVLEYLTAEILELAGNAARDNKKTRIIPRHLQLAIRNDEELNKLLGRVTIAQGGVLPNIQAVLLPKKTESHHKAKGK, encoded by the coding sequence ATGTCTGGACGTGGGAAGCAGGGCGGCAAGGCTCGCGCCAAAGCCAAGACCCGGTCCTCCCGGGCCGGCCTGCAGTTCCCCGTGGGTCGTGTGCACCGGCTGCTCCGCAAGGGCAACTACTCGGAGCGCGTGGGCGCCGGCGCCCCAGTGTATCTGGCGGCCGTGCTGGAGTACCTGACGGCCGAGATCCTGGAGCTCGCAGGCAACGCAGCGAGGGACAACAAGAAGACACGCATCATCCCGCGTCACCTGCAGCTGGCCATCCGCAACGACGAGGAGCTCAACAAGCTGCTGGGCCGCGTGACCATCGCGCAGGGTGGCGTCCTGCCCAACATCCAGGCCgtgctgctgcccaagaagaccGAGAGCCACCACAAGGCCAAGGGGAAATAG
- the LOC116883523 gene encoding histone H2B type 1-C/E/F/G/I: MPEPAKSAPAPKKGSKKAVTKAQKKDGKKRKRSRKESYSVYVYKVLKQVHPDTGISSKAMGIMNSFVNDIFERIAGEASRLAHYNKRSTITSREIQTAVRLLLPGELAKHAVSEGTKAVTKYTSSK, from the coding sequence ATGCCTGAGCCCGCCAAGTCCGCTCCGGCCCCGAAGAAGGGCTCCAAGAAGGCCGTGACCAAGGCGCAGAAGAAGGACGGCAAGAAGCGCAAGCGCAGCCGCAAGGAGAGCTACTCGGTGTACGTGTACAAGGTGCTGAAGCAAGTGCATCCGGACACGGGCATTTCTTCTAAGGCCATGGGCATCATGAACTCGTTCGTGAACGACATCTTCGAGCGCATCGCGGGCGAGGCGTCGCGCCTGGCGCATTACAACAAGCGCTCGACCATCACGTCCCGGGAGATCCAGACGGCCGTGCGCCTGCTACTACCCGGGGAGCTGGCTAAACACGCGGTGTCCGAGGGCACCAAGGCGGTCACCAAGTACACCAGCTCCAAGTGA
- the LOC116883515 gene encoding histone H2B type 1-F/J/L-like, which produces MPEPVKSAPAPKKGSKKTVTKAQKKDGKKRKRSRKESYSIYVYKVLKQVHPDTGISSKAMGIMNSFVNDIFERIASEASRLAHYNKRSTITSREVQTAVRLLLPGELAKHAVSEGTKAVTKYTSSKILWNKFYYLPSF; this is translated from the exons ATGCCTGAGCCGGTTAAGTCCGCCCCCGCCCCGAAGAAGGGCTCCAAGAAGACCGTGACCAAGGCGCAGAAGAAGGACGGCAAGAAGCGCAAGCGCAGCCGCAAGGAGAGCTACTCCATCTACGTGTACAAGGTGCTGAAGCAGGTGCACCCGGACACCGGCATCTCGTCCAAGGCCATGGGCATCATGAACTCGTTCGTCAACGACATCTTCGAGCGCATCGCCAGCGAGGCCTCCCGCCTGGCTCATTACAACAAGCGCTCGACCATCACGTCCCGCGAGGTGCAGACGGCCGTGCGCCTGCTGCTGCCCGGAGAGCTGGCCAAGCACGCCGTGTCCGAGGGCACCAAGGCGGTCACCAAGTACACCAGCTCCAA AATCCTGTGGAACAAATTCtattatcttccttccttttaa
- the LOC116883519 gene encoding histone H2A type 1-B yields MSGRGKQGGKARAKAKTRSSRAGLQFPVGRVHRLLRKGNYSERVGAGAPVYLAAVLEYLTAEILELAGNAARDNKKTRIIPRHLQLAIRNDEELNKLLGRVTIAQGGVLPNIQAVLLPKKTESHHKAKGK; encoded by the coding sequence ATGTCTGGACGTGGGAAGCAGGGCGGCAAGGCTCGCGCCAAGGCCAAGACACGGTCCTCCCGGGCGGGCCTGCAGTTTCCCGTGGGCCGCGTGCACCGTTTGCTGCGCAAGGGCAATTACTCGGAGCGGGTGGGCGCCGGCGCTCCGGTGTACCTAGCGGCTGTGCTGGAATACCTGACTGCTGAGATCCTGGAGCTGGCTGGCAATGCGGCCCGCGATAATAAGAAGACGCGGATTATCCCGCGCCACCTGCAGTTGGCCATCCGCAACGACGAGGAGCTCAACAAGCTGCTGGGCCGCGTGACCATCGCGCAGGGCGGCGTCCTGCCCAACATCCAGGCCgtgctgctgcccaagaagaccGAGAGCCACCATAAGGCCAAGGGAAAGTAA